The following coding sequences lie in one Echeneis naucrates unplaced genomic scaffold, fEcheNa1.1, whole genome shotgun sequence genomic window:
- the LOC115038409 gene encoding serine/threonine-protein kinase Nek3-like — MEILKEASHPHIVSFKNSVRDEHNKVYYIVMDYCQGGDFVIKVKEKSEESEVLSWIAEICIALRYIHEKGLLHKCLKPENIFLTEFGSVCLSDFGKAYENSKTTDASLQEMSYLPPELFTKGTYDAKSDIWSLGCIIFEICTQKPVFTAETTIKLMPKLIHGPHPCLPETFSPELRQLVIDIFNTDPQSRPTASEILECPFIINCLSNKCKTTVDDLQIKLDKLREVADSLERVHQGTTIGSLTGGVIGAVGGITSIMGLILTPFTFGASLIVTGVGVGVGALGGLTAGASNVRNMVNQASDRKAV, encoded by the exons atggaaatactgAAGGAAGCAAGTCATCCTCATATTGTGAGTTTCAAGAACTCTGTCAGAG ACGAACACAATAAGGTTTACTACATAGTGATGGACTACTGTCAAGGGGGGGACTTTGTCATAAAGGTCAAAGAGAAGAGtgaagagtctgag GTACTGAGCTGGATTGCTGAGATCTGTATAGCTTTAAGATACATTCATGAAAAAGGCTTGCTGCACAAATGTCTGAAACCGGAG AACATCTTCCTCACTGAATTTGGATCTGTGTGCTTGAGCGATTTTGGGAAAGCCTATGAAAA TTCAAAAACCACCGATGCCAGTCTGCAGGAAATGTCATATCTGCCACCAGAACTCTTCACAAAGGGGACATATGATGCTAAAAG TGACATTTGGTCATTGGGATGCATAATCTTTGAAATTTGCACTCAAAAACCAGTG TTCACAGCGGAGACCACAATCAAGCTCATGCCAAAGCTCATCCATGGTCCTCATCCATGTCTCCCAGAAACGTTCTCACCAGAGCTCCGTCAACTTGTTATTGACATATTCAATACTGACCCTCAATCAAGGCCGACAGCCAGTGAGATCCTGGAGTGTCCCTTCATCATAAACTGTCTTTCAAACAAG tgcAAAACAACTGTGGACGATCTCCAGATCAAGCTGGATAAGCTCAGAGAAGTGGCTGACAGTTTGGAGCGTGTGCATCAAGGCACGACCATCGGCAGTCTGACTGGAGGAGTGATTGGAGCGGTGGGAGGGATTACATCCATAATGGGCCTCATACTGACCCCCTTCACTTTCGGAGCCTCTCTTATTGTCACCGGGGTTGGAGTGGGTGTTGGTGCACTTGGTGGGCTCACTGCTGGTGCCTCCAATGTAAGAAATATGGTCAACCAGGCATCTGATCGCAAAGCTGTCTGA